The Naumovozyma dairenensis CBS 421 chromosome 1, complete genome genome includes a region encoding these proteins:
- the APL3 gene encoding Apl3p (similar to Saccharomyces cerevisiae APL3 (YBL037W); ancestral locus Anc_3.325), translating into MERKKSIIGNPTRSTSSTTSTIKGLQLFIADLRSCQQTQEQEKRIQTELVKIKQHFNSSSTKNTSHSHGSHHDKLGGYQRKKYIAKLAYVYITSNTTKLNDILFGLDQTVQLLSSTAFSEKFIGYMTLELLYEHRQVVEKVNEKVTYYLLQDLSESDDNFVALALHFVGTVALLPFNQFATNDEIISAIFQILRSPTSSHYLKKKSALSFLTLLKANPVILTDDMQRKQLWIQRIVSLLDDTSNYRLCLAALPLVEYIAKNIDSTYCIRLVPQLTEILYNCVVVGTSSSSSVANQFPMEYKFANIPNPWLITKTVSLLSFLIISQNETTNKQLQSHSGPNTLLYASNLNPEVLSKLRQCVTVAIELGMRTCNDPMEKIVQNTVLFSLINFASKLDPTDDAIKSSVNALCSLLSSPDINTRYLTLDSLLKLCSLSGEVAINSVRYNKNLGLIFNILKHERDSSIVRKCIDLLYTFTDSENVKLIVEELLNFVLHSRNLNDPHMKSDIAVKIAVLTEKYAMDSNWFVIISLKILSLTNNNAPFNDDGIWQRLCQIVVNNSHLHKLTCDQLVDYLYKNECSESIIKTSAFLLGEYCGKVQDKISIANLFNLFTDKYSMVSNVTKAMILTTMIKLYNFAPEIGSWVIKFFQLELNSLDIELQTRSYEYLKIIQISKMSESNGNANNNNNLINVLFSPMPPFITKSNPLLKRLGGNLQPSSSPSSSSHKASAGSTTLVESTTPMTTPGVTQRPPPPPASRTNSMVPKSQEEYYVEQTSTLSPNWREGFNRMISHKQGILFTSPLIKIIYRITAVKTEERIDYSRLRVELSYINETEWDITGLSSEIFPFKVQDNPEYIIQNVALPTPTKISMGHGERSRQSFEIVIRKPFDVDNCGPLLMVHFKCGGNGFNHVKLKLGVGITHTLIGNQDTGSMRHVIELPEFIQRWKMLSTALGKDGEFIFDSVPFKKDATVDMEEARMTIRQILKRLGFDIVEQNSVKNTIFVSGIIHTKSDGNFGCLMKVKYQDDGKINLTCKTTLGGPLAEYIVRCTKSAISR; encoded by the coding sequence aaatatattgcTAAACTAGCATATGTATATATCACTTCAAATACTACGAAATTAAATGACATTTTGTTTGGTCTCGATCAAACCGttcaattattatcatcgaCAGCATTTTCAGAGAAATTCATCGGTTACATGACTTTAGAATTATTGTACGAGCATCGACAAGTCGTTGAAAAAGTCAATGAAAAAGTCACTTATTATCTTTTACAAGATCTTTCCGAATCagatgataattttgttgCGTTAGCGTTGCATTTCGTAGGTACTGTCGCATTATTACCTTTCAATCAATTCGcaacaaatgatgaaataatatCTGCTATTTTCCAGATCTTAAGATCCCCAACATCTTCACATTacttgaagaaaaagtCAGCGTTATCATTCTTGACCTTATTAAAGGCTAATCCAGTAATCCTAACAGATGACATGCAAAGGAAACAACTATGGATTCAAAGAATAGTTAGTTTATTAGACGATACATCAAATTATAGACTCTGTTTAGCTGCATTACCTCTAGTAGAATACATTGCCAAGAACATTGACTCCACGTATTGTATTAGGTTAGTACCACAATTGACTGAAATACTATATAATTGTGTCGTTGTGGGCacgtcatcttcatcatcagtgGCAAACCAATTCCCCATGGAATATAAATTCGCTAACATTCCAAATCCCTGGTTAATTACAAAGACAGTTTCACTATTAAGTTTCTTAATCATTTCTCAAAACGAAACCACAAACAAGCAGCTTCAAAGTCATAGTGGGCCCaatacattattatatgcGAGTAATTTAAATCCAGAAGTCTTAAGTAAATTAAGGCAATGTGTCACTGTTGCCATCGAATTAGGCATGAGAACATGTAATGATCCTATGGAGAAGATTGTTCAAAACACAGTACTTTTCTCACTGATTAATTTTGCATCCAAATTAGACCCAACAGATGATGCTATTAAGAGTTCAGTGAACGCTTTATGTTCATTACTTTCATCGCCAGATATTAATACGCGATATTTAACTCtagattcattattgaaattatgTTCATTGAGTGGTGAAGTGGCTATTAATTCAGTCCGTTATAATAAGAATCTAGGtttaatattcaatattttgaaacatGAAAGGGATTCCTCTATTGTGAGGAAGTGTATTGATTTACTTTATACGTTTACGGATTCTGAGAATGTTAAATTGATTGTggaagaattattgaattttgtGCTTCATTCAAGGAATTTAAATGATCCTCATATGAAATCAGATATAGCGGTAAAGATCGCTGTATTGACGGAGAAATACGCAATGGATTCTAACTggtttgttattatttcattgaagatTCTTTCGCtgacaaataataatgcacCTTTCAATGATGATGGGATTTGGCAAAGGTTATGTCAAATTGttgttaataattcacATTTACATAAATTAACGTGTGACCAATTAGTTGATTATCTTTACAAGAATGAATGTTCAGAATCCATTATCAAGACAAGTGCATTTTTATTGGGAGAATATTGTGGTAAAGTCCAAGATAAGATTTCCATTGCAAATcttttcaatcttttcaCAGATAAATATTCTATGGTATCTAACGTAACCAAGGCGATGATCTTAACGacaatgataaaattatataattttgcACCTGAGATTGGATCATGGgtaattaaatttttccaattggaGTTAAACTCGTTGGATATTGAATTACAAACTAGATCatatgaatatttgaaaattattcaaatatctAAAATGAGCGAATCGAATGGCAATgcgaataataataataatttaattaatgtATTATTTAGCCCCATGCCACCATTCATTACCAAATCTAAtccattattgaaaaggtTAGGTGGCAATTTACAACCGTCCTCgtcaccatcatcatcatcacaTAAAGCAAGTGCAGGAAGTACAACTCTAGTTGAGTCGACAACACCAATGACAACCCCAGGGGTAACACAACGTCCGCCACCGCCTCCTGCATCAAGAACAAACTCGATGGTTCCAAAGAGTCAAGAGGAATATTATGTTGAACAAACAAGCACATTATCACCAAATTGGAGAGAAGGGTTCAATAGAATGATATCCCATAAACAAGGTATATTATTTACCAGTCCATTAATCAAGATAATATACCGAATTACCGCTGTGAAAACCGAGGAAAGAATTGACTATTCTCGATTACGAGTAGAACTATCGTATATAAATGAAACCGAATGGGATATTACTGGATTGTCAAGTGAGATTTTTCCCTTCAAAGTGCAAGATAATCCTGAGTATATTATACAGAATGTGGCCCTACCGACTCCAACTAAGATATCAATGGGTCATGGAGAAAGGTCAAGACAAAGTTTTGAGATAGTTATAAGGAAACCGTTCGATGTAGATAATTGTGGACCACTTTTGATGGTACATTTTAAATGTGGTGGGAATGGTTTTAATCATGTTAAATTGAAGCTTGGTGTGGGTATTACTCATACATTGATCGGTAATCAAGATACCGGATCTATGCGTCATGTTATTGAATTGCCTGAATTTATTCAACGTTGGAAGATGTTGAGTACAGCATTGGGTAAAGATGGTGAGTTTATATTTGATTCGGTACCATTTAAGAAAGATGCAACTGTTGATATGGAAGAAGCAAGGATGACTATTAGACAAATTTTGAAACGATTAGGGTTTGATATTGTGGAACAAAATAGTGTTAAGAATACTATATTTGTGTCAGGGATTATACATACAAAGAGCGATGGGAACTTTGGATGTTTAATGAAAGTGAAGTACCAAGACGATGGGAAGATAAATTTGACCTGTAAGACTACCCTGGGCGGGCCATTGGCTGAGTATATAGTTCGGTGCACTAAATCTGCCATATCCAGATGA